In Miscanthus floridulus cultivar M001 chromosome 5, ASM1932011v1, whole genome shotgun sequence, one genomic interval encodes:
- the LOC136450230 gene encoding mitogen-activated protein kinase 16 isoform X2, with translation MDEKKGSGEAPFFTDYGEASRYEVTEVVGKGSYGVVAAALDTLTGEHVAIKKINDVFEHISDATRILREIKLLRLLRHPDIVRIKHIMLPPSRREFRDIYVVFELMESDLHQVIKANDDLTPEHHQFFLYQLLRGMKYIHAANVFHRDLKPKNILANGDCKLKICDFGLARVSFNDTPSAIFWTDYVATRWYRAPELCGSFFSKYTPAIDVWSIGCIFAEMLTGKPLFPGKNVVHQLDLMTDLLGTPSSESLSRIRNEKARRYLGNMRKKHPVPFTQKFPGIDPMALHLLERLLAFDPKDRPTAAEALTDPYFTGLANSEREPITQPISKFEFEFERRKLARDDVRELIYRETLEYHPQMLQEFLGDGDKASFVYPSGVDRFKRQFAHLEESASKGEKTSPQLRQHASLPRERVNDSGDDLEKPSADYCIRLHVCEPLSSTRNFLKSESISASQCVVIKQKREKDEESISEYVNDPQPVRLAVACRKRS, from the exons ATGGACGAGAAGAAG GGCTCCGGGGAGGCGCCGTTCTTCACGGACTACGGCGAGGCCAGCAGGTAcgaggtcaccgaggtggtcggcaAGGGCAGCTACGGCGTGGTCGCCGCCGCCCTCGACACCCTCACCGGCGAGCACGTCGCCATCAAGAAGATCAATGACGTCTTCGAGCACATCTCCGACGCCACCCGCATCCTCCGCGAGATCAAGCTGCTCCGCCTCCTGCGCCACCCGGACATCGTCCGGATCAAGCATATCATGCTCCCGCCATCGCGCCGCGAGTTCCGCGACATTTACGTCGTCTTCGAGCTCATGGAGTCCGACCTCCACCAGGTAATCAAGGCCAACGACGACCTCACGCCCGAGCACCACCAGTTCTTCCTGTACCAGCTGCTCCGCGGCATGAAGTACATCCACGCAGCCAATGTCTTCCACCGGGACCTCAAGCCCAAGAACATTCTCGCCAACGGTGACTGCAAGCTCAAGATTTGTGACTTTGGCCTTGCTCGGGTGTCTTTCAACGATACACCTTCAGCAATATTCTGGACG GATTATGTGGCAACAAGATGGTATCGTGCTCCAGAATTATGTGGCTCCTTCTTTTCAAAG TATACTCCTGCGATTGATGTCTGGAGCATAGGATGTATATTTGCTGAAATGCTTACAGGGAAGCCTCTCTTTCCTGGCAAGAATGTGGTACATCAATTGGATCTCATGACAGATCTACTTGGCACTCCTTCATCAGAATCACTTTCCAGG ATTCGAAATGAAAAGGCTCGCCGATACTTGGGTAACATGAGAAAAAAGCATCCAGTTCCTTTTACGCAGAAGTTTCCTGGTATAGATCCAATGGCTCTTCATTTGCTTGAACGTCTACTTGCTTTTGATCCGAAGGATCGACCAACTGCTGCAGAG GCCTTAACAGATCCATACTTTACTGGATTAGCAAATTCTGAACGTGAACCGATAACACAACCAATCTCAAAATTTGAGTTTGAGTTTGAAAGAAGGAAGCTGGCCAGAGATGATGTTCGGGAATTAATTTACAGAGAG ACATTGGAATACCATCCTCAGATGTTGCAGGAGTTTCTTGGTGATGGGGATAAGGCGAGCTTTGTGTACCCGAG TGGGGTGGATCGTTTCAAGAGACAATTCGCTCATCTCGAAGAAAGTGCTTCTAAGGGTGAGAAGACTAGCCCACAGCTGCGGCAGCATGCTTCCTTACCAAG GGAAAGAGTAAATGACAGTGGCGACGACCTTGAGAAACCAAGTGCAGATTACTGCATAAGATTGCATGTATGTGAGCCACTCTCAAGTACTCGTAACTTTCTGAAGAGCGAAAGCATCAGTGCTTCCCAGTGTGTGGTCATCAAACAAAAGCGAGAGAAAGAT GAGGAATCTATATCTGAGTATGTGAACGAtccacagcctgttcgtttggctgtggcttgtcgtaaacgatcgtaa
- the LOC136450230 gene encoding mitogen-activated protein kinase 16 isoform X1, producing the protein MDEKKGSGEAPFFTDYGEASRYEVTEVVGKGSYGVVAAALDTLTGEHVAIKKINDVFEHISDATRILREIKLLRLLRHPDIVRIKHIMLPPSRREFRDIYVVFELMESDLHQVIKANDDLTPEHHQFFLYQLLRGMKYIHAANVFHRDLKPKNILANGDCKLKICDFGLARVSFNDTPSAIFWTDYVATRWYRAPELCGSFFSKYTPAIDVWSIGCIFAEMLTGKPLFPGKNVVHQLDLMTDLLGTPSSESLSRIRNEKARRYLGNMRKKHPVPFTQKFPGIDPMALHLLERLLAFDPKDRPTAAEALTDPYFTGLANSEREPITQPISKFEFEFERRKLARDDVRELIYRETLEYHPQMLQEFLGDGDKASFVYPSGVDRFKRQFAHLEESASKGEKTSPQLRQHASLPRERVNDSGDDLEKPSADYCIRLHVCEPLSSTRNFLKSESISASQCVVIKQKREKDVSAITISYNIPIDSSWSIKMLDDPAVTW; encoded by the exons ATGGACGAGAAGAAG GGCTCCGGGGAGGCGCCGTTCTTCACGGACTACGGCGAGGCCAGCAGGTAcgaggtcaccgaggtggtcggcaAGGGCAGCTACGGCGTGGTCGCCGCCGCCCTCGACACCCTCACCGGCGAGCACGTCGCCATCAAGAAGATCAATGACGTCTTCGAGCACATCTCCGACGCCACCCGCATCCTCCGCGAGATCAAGCTGCTCCGCCTCCTGCGCCACCCGGACATCGTCCGGATCAAGCATATCATGCTCCCGCCATCGCGCCGCGAGTTCCGCGACATTTACGTCGTCTTCGAGCTCATGGAGTCCGACCTCCACCAGGTAATCAAGGCCAACGACGACCTCACGCCCGAGCACCACCAGTTCTTCCTGTACCAGCTGCTCCGCGGCATGAAGTACATCCACGCAGCCAATGTCTTCCACCGGGACCTCAAGCCCAAGAACATTCTCGCCAACGGTGACTGCAAGCTCAAGATTTGTGACTTTGGCCTTGCTCGGGTGTCTTTCAACGATACACCTTCAGCAATATTCTGGACG GATTATGTGGCAACAAGATGGTATCGTGCTCCAGAATTATGTGGCTCCTTCTTTTCAAAG TATACTCCTGCGATTGATGTCTGGAGCATAGGATGTATATTTGCTGAAATGCTTACAGGGAAGCCTCTCTTTCCTGGCAAGAATGTGGTACATCAATTGGATCTCATGACAGATCTACTTGGCACTCCTTCATCAGAATCACTTTCCAGG ATTCGAAATGAAAAGGCTCGCCGATACTTGGGTAACATGAGAAAAAAGCATCCAGTTCCTTTTACGCAGAAGTTTCCTGGTATAGATCCAATGGCTCTTCATTTGCTTGAACGTCTACTTGCTTTTGATCCGAAGGATCGACCAACTGCTGCAGAG GCCTTAACAGATCCATACTTTACTGGATTAGCAAATTCTGAACGTGAACCGATAACACAACCAATCTCAAAATTTGAGTTTGAGTTTGAAAGAAGGAAGCTGGCCAGAGATGATGTTCGGGAATTAATTTACAGAGAG ACATTGGAATACCATCCTCAGATGTTGCAGGAGTTTCTTGGTGATGGGGATAAGGCGAGCTTTGTGTACCCGAG TGGGGTGGATCGTTTCAAGAGACAATTCGCTCATCTCGAAGAAAGTGCTTCTAAGGGTGAGAAGACTAGCCCACAGCTGCGGCAGCATGCTTCCTTACCAAG GGAAAGAGTAAATGACAGTGGCGACGACCTTGAGAAACCAAGTGCAGATTACTGCATAAGATTGCATGTATGTGAGCCACTCTCAAGTACTCGTAACTTTCTGAAGAGCGAAAGCATCAGTGCTTCCCAGTGTGTGGTCATCAAACAAAAGCGAGAGAAAGATGTAAGTGCAATAACCATATCCTATAATATACCAATTGATTCAAGTTGGTCTATCAAGATGTTAGATGACCCTGCTGTCACCTGGTAA
- the LOC136450230 gene encoding mitogen-activated protein kinase 16 isoform X3: protein MDEKKGSGEAPFFTDYGEASRYEVTEVVGKGSYGVVAAALDTLTGEHVAIKKINDVFEHISDATRILREIKLLRLLRHPDIVRIKHIMLPPSRREFRDIYVVFELMESDLHQVIKANDDLTPEHHQFFLYQLLRGMKYIHAANVFHRDLKPKNILANGDCKLKICDFGLARVSFNDTPSAIFWTDYVATRWYRAPELCGSFFSKYTPAIDVWSIGCIFAEMLTGKPLFPGKNVVHQLDLMTDLLGTPSSESLSRIRNEKARRYLGNMRKKHPVPFTQKFPGIDPMALHLLERLLAFDPKDRPTAAEALTDPYFTGLANSEREPITQPISKFEFEFERRKLARDDVRELIYRETLEYHPQMLQEFLGDGDKASFVYPRERVNDSGDDLEKPSADYCIRLHVCEPLSSTRNFLKSESISASQCVVIKQKREKDVSAITISYNIPIDSSWSIKMLDDPAVTW from the exons ATGGACGAGAAGAAG GGCTCCGGGGAGGCGCCGTTCTTCACGGACTACGGCGAGGCCAGCAGGTAcgaggtcaccgaggtggtcggcaAGGGCAGCTACGGCGTGGTCGCCGCCGCCCTCGACACCCTCACCGGCGAGCACGTCGCCATCAAGAAGATCAATGACGTCTTCGAGCACATCTCCGACGCCACCCGCATCCTCCGCGAGATCAAGCTGCTCCGCCTCCTGCGCCACCCGGACATCGTCCGGATCAAGCATATCATGCTCCCGCCATCGCGCCGCGAGTTCCGCGACATTTACGTCGTCTTCGAGCTCATGGAGTCCGACCTCCACCAGGTAATCAAGGCCAACGACGACCTCACGCCCGAGCACCACCAGTTCTTCCTGTACCAGCTGCTCCGCGGCATGAAGTACATCCACGCAGCCAATGTCTTCCACCGGGACCTCAAGCCCAAGAACATTCTCGCCAACGGTGACTGCAAGCTCAAGATTTGTGACTTTGGCCTTGCTCGGGTGTCTTTCAACGATACACCTTCAGCAATATTCTGGACG GATTATGTGGCAACAAGATGGTATCGTGCTCCAGAATTATGTGGCTCCTTCTTTTCAAAG TATACTCCTGCGATTGATGTCTGGAGCATAGGATGTATATTTGCTGAAATGCTTACAGGGAAGCCTCTCTTTCCTGGCAAGAATGTGGTACATCAATTGGATCTCATGACAGATCTACTTGGCACTCCTTCATCAGAATCACTTTCCAGG ATTCGAAATGAAAAGGCTCGCCGATACTTGGGTAACATGAGAAAAAAGCATCCAGTTCCTTTTACGCAGAAGTTTCCTGGTATAGATCCAATGGCTCTTCATTTGCTTGAACGTCTACTTGCTTTTGATCCGAAGGATCGACCAACTGCTGCAGAG GCCTTAACAGATCCATACTTTACTGGATTAGCAAATTCTGAACGTGAACCGATAACACAACCAATCTCAAAATTTGAGTTTGAGTTTGAAAGAAGGAAGCTGGCCAGAGATGATGTTCGGGAATTAATTTACAGAGAG ACATTGGAATACCATCCTCAGATGTTGCAGGAGTTTCTTGGTGATGGGGATAAGGCGAGCTTTGTGTACCCGAG GGAAAGAGTAAATGACAGTGGCGACGACCTTGAGAAACCAAGTGCAGATTACTGCATAAGATTGCATGTATGTGAGCCACTCTCAAGTACTCGTAACTTTCTGAAGAGCGAAAGCATCAGTGCTTCCCAGTGTGTGGTCATCAAACAAAAGCGAGAGAAAGATGTAAGTGCAATAACCATATCCTATAATATACCAATTGATTCAAGTTGGTCTATCAAGATGTTAGATGACCCTGCTGTCACCTGGTAA
- the LOC136452609 gene encoding homeobox-leucine zipper protein HOX3-like, with protein MGSTSPSGLELTMAVPGLSSSSGSEGFGCNNNGNGNNMRDLDMNQPASGGEEEEFPMGSVEEVEDERGGAGGPRRSKKLRLSKEQSRLLEESFRLNHTLTPKQKEALAGKLALRPRQVEVWFQNRRARTKLKQTELECEYLKRCFGSLTEENRRLQREVEELRAMRVAPPTVLSPHTRQPLPASALTMCPRCERITAATGAPAARTPRPAAAANPFHPRRPSAAF; from the exons ATGGGGTCCACTTCTCCTTCAGGCCTGGAGCTCACCATGGCTGTCCCCGGCCTCAGCTCCTCCTCTGGCTCAG AGGGGTTTGGATGCAACAACAACGGGAACGGGAACAACATGAGGGACCTGGACATGAACCAGCCGGCgagcggcggcgaggaggaggagttcCCAATGGGAagcgtggaggaggtggaggacgagcgcggcggcgcgggcgggccGCGCCGCTCCAAGAAGCTCCGCCTCTCCAAGGAGCAGTCCCGCCTCCTGGAGGAGAGCTTCCGCCTCAACCACACCCTCACACCG AAGCAAAAGGAGGCCTTGGCTGGCAAGCTCGCGCTGCGGCCCAGGCAAGTGGAGGTCTGGTTCCAGAACCGCAGGGCTAG gacgaagctgaagcagacggAGCTGGAGTGCGAGTACCTGAAGCGGTGCTTCGGCTCGCTGACCGAGGAGAACCGGCGGCTGCAgcgggaggtggaggagctgcGCGCGATGCGGGTGGCCCCGCCCACCGTGCTCTCCCCGCACACCCGGCAGCCGCTCCCGGCATCCGCGCTCACCATGTGCCCGCGCTGCGAGCGCATCACCGCGGCAACGGGCGCGCCCGCCGCGCGTACTCCCCGCCCGGCAGCCGCGGCCAACCCCTTCCACCCGCGCCGCCCGTCCGCGGCGTTTTAG
- the LOC136450230 gene encoding mitogen-activated protein kinase 16 isoform X4, with protein MDEKKGSGEAPFFTDYGEASRYEVTEVVGKGSYGVVAAALDTLTGEHVAIKKINDVFEHISDATRILREIKLLRLLRHPDIVRIKHIMLPPSRREFRDIYVVFELMESDLHQVIKANDDLTPEHHQFFLYQLLRGMKYIHAANVFHRDLKPKNILANGDCKLKICDFGLARVSFNDTPSAIFWTDYVATRWYRAPELCGSFFSKYTPAIDVWSIGCIFAEMLTGKPLFPGKNVVHQLDLMTDLLGTPSSESLSRIRNEKARRYLGNMRKKHPVPFTQKFPGIDPMALHLLERLLAFDPKDRPTAAEALTDPYFTGLANSEREPITQPISKFEFEFERRKLARDDVRELIYRETLEYHPQMLQEFLGDGDKASFVYPSGVDRFKRQFAHLEESASKGKE; from the exons ATGGACGAGAAGAAG GGCTCCGGGGAGGCGCCGTTCTTCACGGACTACGGCGAGGCCAGCAGGTAcgaggtcaccgaggtggtcggcaAGGGCAGCTACGGCGTGGTCGCCGCCGCCCTCGACACCCTCACCGGCGAGCACGTCGCCATCAAGAAGATCAATGACGTCTTCGAGCACATCTCCGACGCCACCCGCATCCTCCGCGAGATCAAGCTGCTCCGCCTCCTGCGCCACCCGGACATCGTCCGGATCAAGCATATCATGCTCCCGCCATCGCGCCGCGAGTTCCGCGACATTTACGTCGTCTTCGAGCTCATGGAGTCCGACCTCCACCAGGTAATCAAGGCCAACGACGACCTCACGCCCGAGCACCACCAGTTCTTCCTGTACCAGCTGCTCCGCGGCATGAAGTACATCCACGCAGCCAATGTCTTCCACCGGGACCTCAAGCCCAAGAACATTCTCGCCAACGGTGACTGCAAGCTCAAGATTTGTGACTTTGGCCTTGCTCGGGTGTCTTTCAACGATACACCTTCAGCAATATTCTGGACG GATTATGTGGCAACAAGATGGTATCGTGCTCCAGAATTATGTGGCTCCTTCTTTTCAAAG TATACTCCTGCGATTGATGTCTGGAGCATAGGATGTATATTTGCTGAAATGCTTACAGGGAAGCCTCTCTTTCCTGGCAAGAATGTGGTACATCAATTGGATCTCATGACAGATCTACTTGGCACTCCTTCATCAGAATCACTTTCCAGG ATTCGAAATGAAAAGGCTCGCCGATACTTGGGTAACATGAGAAAAAAGCATCCAGTTCCTTTTACGCAGAAGTTTCCTGGTATAGATCCAATGGCTCTTCATTTGCTTGAACGTCTACTTGCTTTTGATCCGAAGGATCGACCAACTGCTGCAGAG GCCTTAACAGATCCATACTTTACTGGATTAGCAAATTCTGAACGTGAACCGATAACACAACCAATCTCAAAATTTGAGTTTGAGTTTGAAAGAAGGAAGCTGGCCAGAGATGATGTTCGGGAATTAATTTACAGAGAG ACATTGGAATACCATCCTCAGATGTTGCAGGAGTTTCTTGGTGATGGGGATAAGGCGAGCTTTGTGTACCCGAG TGGGGTGGATCGTTTCAAGAGACAATTCGCTCATCTCGAAGAAAGTGCTTCTAAGG GGAAAGAGTAA